A window of the Streptomyces griseochromogenes genome harbors these coding sequences:
- a CDS encoding GntR family transcriptional regulator, giving the protein MKQGVQGTAGTWDAARVPAQQCAGDVTRERDAAVPGARGEHTHGEQPIPRPRAVVQRSSVRGQILDALRTSLVAGELRPGEVYSAPVLGERFGVSATPVREAMQQLAQEGAVEVVPNRGFRVVERGARELAELAEVRALIEVPVVLRLARTVPPERWAELRPLAEATVRAASSGCAATYAESDRAFHRAVLTLAGNRQLVQVAEDLHRRSQWPQAGGPVRHARADLVADAAEHTELLDALIACDLDVVRVLVGGHFAGAS; this is encoded by the coding sequence GTGAAGCAAGGCGTGCAGGGCACCGCCGGGACGTGGGACGCCGCCAGGGTGCCGGCGCAGCAGTGTGCGGGTGACGTGACCCGGGAGCGGGATGCCGCCGTGCCGGGCGCCCGGGGCGAGCACACGCACGGTGAGCAGCCGATTCCACGGCCGCGGGCCGTCGTGCAGCGGTCCTCGGTGCGCGGCCAGATCCTCGACGCGCTGCGGACGTCGCTGGTGGCGGGCGAGCTGCGGCCGGGCGAGGTCTACTCGGCACCGGTCCTCGGCGAACGTTTCGGGGTCTCGGCGACACCGGTGCGGGAGGCCATGCAGCAGCTCGCCCAGGAGGGCGCGGTCGAGGTCGTGCCCAATCGCGGCTTCCGGGTCGTCGAGCGGGGTGCGCGGGAGCTGGCCGAGCTGGCCGAGGTGCGGGCGCTGATCGAGGTCCCGGTGGTGCTGCGGCTCGCCCGCACGGTGCCGCCGGAGCGGTGGGCCGAGCTCCGTCCGCTCGCCGAGGCGACGGTACGCGCGGCGTCCTCCGGCTGCGCGGCGACGTACGCGGAGTCCGACCGGGCGTTTCACCGGGCGGTGCTGACCCTCGCCGGGAACCGGCAGCTGGTCCAGGTCGCGGAGGATCTGCATCGCCGGTCACAGTGGCCGCAGGCCGGGGGACCGGTGCGGCACGCCCGGGCGGACCTGGTGGCGGACGCGGCGGAGCACACGGAGCTGCTGGATGCGTTGATCGCCTGTGACCTGGATGTGGTGAGGGTGCTGGTCGGGGGACACTTCGCCGGGGCGAGCTGA
- a CDS encoding PucR family transcriptional regulator, giving the protein MRLRALLDTDALGLRLLGGEDELDRSVRGVMTTDLRDPSRYLAGGELVLTGLAWRRDANDSEPFVRLLVQAGVAALAAGEAELGDVPDDLVLACARHRLPLFAVHESVAFATITEHVVRQVSGERAGDLAAVVDRHRRMMTSGPAGGGPDVVLDLLGTDLDLRAWVLSPTGRLIAGPKVAGPSLEPETCAKLAAEHLAAARTGRRGPHRVLVGGARYSLFPIRSSGRSPQAARDVRETVLSDWLLAVEADAGDWPEERLDLLQGVTQLIAVERDRRDAARTVRRRLAQEVLELVQTGAAPAEIAARLRVAAPVLLPGLGTAPHWQVVVARVEWEGEQVEGGPVAQSLLEEVLVDPEATGPEPSDRIAVAHAGDEAIALVPLPAVSSEHDGPETGLLADALLQAVREPLSAGLNDDGRLTLGVSAAVHSAEGLRGALEEARHARRVAAARPGRVCAAGHQELASHVLLLPFVPDDVRRAFTARLLDPLKDYDRRHRAELIPTLEAFLDCDGSWTRCATRLHLHVNTLRYRVGRIEQLTGRDLSRLEDKLDFFLALRMS; this is encoded by the coding sequence ATGCGGCTTCGCGCACTTCTGGACACCGATGCGCTGGGCCTGCGGCTGCTCGGCGGCGAGGACGAGCTGGACCGCTCGGTCCGCGGGGTCATGACCACCGACCTGCGCGACCCCAGCCGCTACCTCGCGGGCGGCGAGCTGGTGCTGACCGGCCTGGCCTGGCGCCGGGACGCGAACGACTCCGAGCCGTTCGTGCGCCTCCTGGTCCAGGCCGGGGTGGCGGCGCTGGCGGCCGGCGAGGCAGAGCTGGGCGATGTGCCGGACGACCTGGTGCTGGCCTGTGCGCGGCACCGGCTGCCGCTGTTCGCGGTGCACGAGTCGGTGGCGTTCGCGACGATCACCGAGCACGTCGTACGGCAGGTCTCCGGCGAGCGGGCCGGGGATCTCGCGGCGGTGGTGGACCGGCACCGCCGGATGATGACCTCGGGCCCGGCGGGCGGCGGCCCGGACGTGGTCCTGGACCTGCTCGGCACCGACCTGGACCTGCGCGCCTGGGTGCTCTCCCCCACCGGCCGGCTGATCGCGGGCCCGAAGGTCGCGGGCCCGTCGCTGGAGCCGGAGACCTGCGCCAAGCTCGCCGCCGAGCACCTCGCGGCCGCCCGCACGGGCCGCCGCGGGCCGCACCGGGTGCTGGTGGGCGGCGCCCGGTACTCCCTCTTCCCGATCCGCTCCTCCGGCCGCTCCCCGCAGGCCGCCCGGGACGTCCGCGAGACGGTCCTGTCCGACTGGCTGCTGGCCGTCGAGGCGGACGCGGGCGACTGGCCGGAAGAGCGCCTCGATCTGCTCCAGGGCGTCACCCAGCTGATCGCGGTCGAGCGGGACCGCCGGGACGCGGCGCGCACGGTGCGGCGCCGGCTTGCCCAGGAGGTGCTGGAGCTGGTCCAGACGGGCGCCGCGCCCGCCGAGATCGCCGCGCGCCTCAGGGTGGCGGCGCCGGTACTGCTGCCCGGGCTCGGGACGGCCCCGCACTGGCAGGTGGTGGTGGCCCGCGTCGAGTGGGAGGGCGAGCAGGTGGAGGGCGGCCCGGTCGCCCAGTCGCTGTTGGAGGAGGTCCTGGTCGACCCGGAAGCCACCGGTCCGGAGCCCTCGGACCGCATCGCCGTCGCACACGCGGGCGACGAGGCGATCGCCCTGGTGCCCCTCCCGGCGGTCTCCTCCGAGCACGACGGCCCGGAGACCGGCCTGCTCGCCGACGCGCTGCTGCAGGCGGTCCGGGAGCCGCTGTCGGCCGGCCTGAACGACGACGGGCGGCTCACCCTCGGTGTGAGCGCCGCCGTGCACTCGGCGGAGGGGCTGCGCGGCGCGCTGGAGGAGGCCCGGCACGCCCGCCGGGTCGCCGCGGCCCGCCCCGGCCGGGTCTGCGCGGCCGGCCACCAGGAGCTGGCCTCGCACGTTCTGCTGCTCCCGTTCGTCCCGGACGACGTCCGCCGCGCCTTCACCGCGCGCCTGCTGGACCCCCTGAAGGACTACGACCGCCGCCACCGCGCCGAGCTGATCCCGACGCTGGAGGCGTTCCTGGACTGCGACGGCTCCTGGACCCGCTGCGCCACCCGGCTGCACCTGCACGTCAACACACTGCGCTACCGAGTCGGCCGGATCGAGCAGTTGACGGGACGGGACCTGTCGCGCCTCGAAGACAAGCTGGACTTCTTCCTGGCGCTGCGCATGAGCTGA
- a CDS encoding FAD binding domain-containing protein, whose translation MDFLRPASWEEALAAKAEHPTAVPIAGGTDVMVEINFDHRRPEYLLDLNRIGDLYEWEVGEGSVRLGASVPYTKIMQNLRAELPGLALASHTVASPQIRNRGGVGGNLGTASPAGDAHPALLAAGADVEVESAARGTRLIPIDQFYTGVKRNALQPDELIRAVHIKKADGPQQYSKVGTRNAMVIAVCAFGLALHPETRTVRTGIGSAAPTPVRAKAAEEFLNAALEEGGFWDNGKIITPSVAKQFADLCSASCNPIDDVRGTASYRRHAVGVMARRTLTWTWESYRGARRASEGAA comes from the coding sequence ATGGACTTCCTTCGCCCCGCCAGCTGGGAGGAGGCGCTCGCCGCGAAGGCCGAGCACCCCACCGCTGTGCCGATTGCGGGTGGCACCGATGTGATGGTCGAGATCAACTTCGACCACCGCCGGCCCGAGTACCTGCTCGACCTGAACCGCATCGGCGACCTCTACGAGTGGGAGGTCGGCGAGGGCTCCGTACGGCTGGGTGCCTCCGTGCCGTACACCAAGATCATGCAGAATCTCCGTGCCGAGCTGCCCGGGCTCGCGCTCGCCTCGCACACGGTCGCCTCCCCGCAGATCCGCAACCGCGGCGGCGTCGGCGGCAACCTCGGCACGGCCTCGCCCGCCGGTGACGCCCACCCCGCCCTCCTCGCGGCGGGCGCGGACGTCGAGGTGGAGTCCGCGGCCCGCGGCACCCGCCTGATCCCGATCGACCAGTTCTACACCGGCGTCAAGCGCAACGCGCTCCAGCCCGACGAGCTGATCCGCGCCGTGCACATCAAGAAGGCGGACGGCCCGCAGCAGTACTCGAAGGTCGGCACCCGCAACGCCATGGTCATCGCGGTGTGCGCCTTCGGCCTCGCCCTGCACCCCGAGACCCGCACGGTCCGGACCGGCATCGGCTCCGCCGCCCCGACGCCCGTGCGGGCCAAGGCCGCCGAAGAATTCCTGAACGCGGCCCTGGAAGAGGGCGGCTTCTGGGACAACGGAAAGATCATCACCCCGTCGGTCGCCAAGCAGTTCGCGGACCTGTGCTCCGCCTCCTGCAACCCGATCGACGACGTCCGTGGCACCGCGAGCTACCGCCGCCACGCGGTCGGCGTCATGGCCCGCCGGACGCTCACCTGGACCTGGGAGTCGTACCGCGGCGCCCGCCGCGCATCTGAGGGAGCTGCGTAA
- a CDS encoding (2Fe-2S)-binding protein, whose translation MRVNFTVNGRPQEADDVWEGESLLYVLRERLGLPGSKNACEQGECGSCTVRLDGVPVCSCLVAAGQAEGREVVTVEGLADYAKQRAEGGCATGACGTSLDAAKGWQAKGTDSQTGEGTELSPIQQAFIDAGAVQCGFCTPGLLVAADEMLESNPNPSDADIREALSGNLCRCTGYEKIMDAVRLAAARQSEGV comes from the coding sequence ATGCGCGTCAACTTCACCGTCAACGGACGCCCGCAGGAAGCGGACGACGTCTGGGAGGGCGAGTCCCTGCTGTACGTCCTGCGCGAGCGCCTCGGCCTGCCCGGCTCCAAGAACGCCTGCGAGCAGGGCGAGTGCGGCTCCTGCACGGTCCGCCTGGACGGCGTCCCGGTCTGTTCCTGCCTGGTCGCTGCCGGCCAGGCCGAGGGCCGCGAGGTCGTGACCGTCGAGGGCCTCGCGGACTACGCCAAGCAGCGCGCGGAGGGCGGCTGCGCGACCGGCGCGTGCGGCACCTCGCTCGACGCGGCCAAGGGATGGCAGGCCAAGGGCACCGACTCCCAGACCGGTGAGGGAACGGAACTCTCGCCGATCCAGCAGGCGTTCATCGACGCCGGCGCCGTCCAGTGCGGCTTCTGCACCCCGGGTCTGCTGGTCGCCGCCGACGAGATGCTGGAGAGCAACCCGAACCCGTCCGACGCGGACATCCGCGAGGCGCTGTCGGGCAACCTGTGCCGCTGCACGGGCTACGAGAAGATCATGGACGCGGTCCGCCTGGCGGCCGCACGCCAGTCCGAGGGGGTCTGA
- a CDS encoding xanthine dehydrogenase family protein molybdopterin-binding subunit, producing the protein MPANGAPTKITQGSQTKGGIGESTLRPDGTLKVTGEFAYSSDMWHEDMLWGQILRSTVAHAEIVSIDTGEALATPGVYAVLTYDDLPTEVKNYGLEIQDTPVLAHGKVRHHGEPVAIVAADHPETARRAAAKIKVEYKELPVITDEASATAPDAILIHEGRDDHHIGHVPHPNIVHRQPIIRGDVEEARRRADVIVEGEYTFGMQDQAFLGPESGLAVPEEDGGVHLYIATQWLHSDLRQIAPVLGLPEDKVRMTLSGVGGAFGGREDLSMQIHACLLALRTGKPVKIVYNRFESFFGHVHRHPAKLYYEHGATRDGKLTHMKCRIVLDGGAYASASPAVVGNASSLSVGPYVIDDVDIEAIALYTNNPPCGAMRGFGAVQACFAYEAQMDKLAKKLGMDPVEFRQLNAMEQGTIMPTGQPVDSPAPVAELLRRIKAMPMPPERQWESSEGADVRQLPGGLSNTTHGEGVVRGVGYAVGIKNVGFSEGFDDYSTAKVRMEVIGGEPVATVHTAMAEVGQGGVTVHAQIARTELGVTQVTIHPADTQVGSAGSTSASRQTYVTGGAVKHTCELVREKVLEIGRRKFGTYHPAWATAELLLEGGKVVTDGGEVLGDLVDVLEGETVEIEAEWRHRPTEAFDLHTGQGDGHVQYSFAAHRAVVEVDTELGLVKVIELACAQDVGKALNPLSVVGQIQGGTTQGLGVAVMEEIIVDPKTAKVRNPSFTDYLIPTILDTPTIPVDVLELADDHAPYGLRGIGEAPTLSSTPAVLAAIRNATGLELNRTPVRPEHLTGTA; encoded by the coding sequence ATGCCGGCCAACGGCGCTCCTACGAAGATCACGCAGGGCTCGCAGACCAAGGGCGGCATCGGCGAGTCCACGCTCCGCCCGGACGGCACCCTCAAGGTCACCGGCGAGTTCGCGTACTCGTCCGACATGTGGCACGAGGACATGCTCTGGGGCCAGATCCTGCGCTCCACCGTCGCGCACGCCGAGATCGTCTCGATCGACACCGGCGAGGCCCTGGCCACGCCGGGTGTCTACGCGGTCCTGACCTACGACGACCTGCCCACCGAGGTGAAGAACTACGGCCTGGAGATCCAGGACACCCCGGTCCTCGCCCACGGCAAGGTGCGCCACCACGGCGAGCCGGTCGCGATCGTCGCCGCCGACCACCCGGAGACGGCCCGCCGCGCCGCCGCCAAGATCAAGGTGGAGTACAAGGAGCTGCCCGTCATCACCGACGAGGCCTCCGCCACCGCCCCGGACGCGATCCTGATCCACGAGGGCCGCGACGACCACCACATCGGCCACGTCCCGCACCCGAACATCGTCCACCGCCAGCCGATCATCCGCGGCGACGTGGAGGAGGCCCGCAGGCGGGCCGACGTGATCGTCGAGGGCGAGTACACCTTCGGCATGCAGGACCAGGCCTTCCTCGGCCCGGAGTCCGGCCTCGCCGTACCCGAGGAGGACGGCGGCGTCCACCTCTACATCGCCACCCAGTGGCTCCACTCCGACCTGCGCCAGATCGCGCCCGTCCTCGGCCTGCCCGAGGACAAGGTGCGGATGACGCTGTCCGGCGTCGGCGGCGCGTTCGGCGGCCGCGAGGACCTGTCGATGCAGATCCACGCCTGCCTGCTGGCGTTGCGCACCGGCAAGCCCGTCAAGATCGTCTACAACCGGTTCGAGTCCTTCTTCGGACACGTCCACCGGCACCCGGCGAAGCTCTACTACGAGCACGGCGCCACCAGGGACGGCAAGCTCACGCACATGAAGTGCAGGATCGTCCTGGACGGCGGGGCCTACGCCTCCGCCTCCCCGGCGGTCGTCGGCAACGCCTCCTCGCTCTCGGTCGGCCCGTACGTCATCGACGACGTCGACATCGAGGCCATCGCCCTCTACACCAACAACCCGCCCTGCGGCGCCATGCGCGGCTTCGGCGCGGTCCAGGCGTGCTTCGCCTACGAGGCGCAGATGGACAAGCTCGCGAAGAAGCTCGGCATGGACCCGGTGGAGTTCCGGCAGCTGAACGCGATGGAGCAGGGGACCATCATGCCGACCGGGCAGCCGGTCGACTCCCCGGCCCCGGTCGCCGAACTGCTGCGCCGCATCAAGGCGATGCCCATGCCGCCCGAGCGCCAGTGGGAGTCCAGCGAGGGTGCCGACGTACGGCAGCTGCCCGGCGGTCTGTCCAACACCACGCACGGCGAGGGCGTCGTACGCGGTGTCGGCTACGCGGTCGGCATCAAGAACGTCGGCTTCTCCGAGGGCTTCGACGACTACTCCACCGCCAAGGTGCGCATGGAGGTCATCGGCGGCGAGCCCGTCGCCACCGTGCACACCGCGATGGCGGAGGTCGGCCAGGGCGGTGTCACCGTCCACGCGCAGATCGCCCGCACCGAACTCGGCGTCACCCAGGTGACCATCCACCCGGCCGACACCCAGGTGGGCAGCGCCGGTTCGACCTCGGCCTCCCGGCAGACCTACGTCACCGGCGGCGCCGTGAAGCACACCTGCGAACTCGTCCGCGAGAAGGTCCTGGAGATCGGGCGCCGCAAGTTCGGCACCTACCACCCCGCCTGGGCCACCGCCGAACTCCTGCTGGAGGGCGGCAAGGTCGTCACCGACGGCGGCGAGGTCCTCGGCGACCTGGTCGACGTCCTGGAGGGCGAGACCGTCGAGATCGAGGCGGAGTGGCGGCACCGGCCGACCGAGGCCTTCGACCTGCACACCGGCCAGGGCGACGGACACGTCCAGTACTCCTTCGCCGCGCACCGCGCGGTCGTCGAGGTCGACACCGAACTCGGCCTGGTCAAGGTCATCGAGCTGGCCTGCGCCCAGGACGTCGGCAAGGCCCTCAACCCGCTCTCCGTCGTCGGCCAGATCCAGGGCGGTACGACCCAGGGCCTGGGCGTGGCGGTGATGGAGGAGATCATCGTCGACCCGAAGACGGCGAAGGTCAGGAACCCCTCCTTCACGGACTACCTGATCCCGACCATCCTCGACACGCCGACCATCCCGGTCGACGTCCTCGAACTCGCCGACGACCACGCCCCGTACGGGCTGCGCGGCATCGGCGAAGCCCCCACCCTGTCGTCCACCCCGGCCGTCCTCGCGGCGATCCGGAACGCGACCGGGCTGGAGCTCAACCGCACTCCGGTACGGCCCGAGCACCTGACGGGGACCGCGTAA
- a CDS encoding NCS2 family permease, producing the protein MTQQSVEPTTTAEDAGAGSRPSAGRSWLDRYFHISERGSTVATEVRGGVTTFMAMAYILLLNPVILSGADKSGDSLSQKALITATALGAAATTLLMGWIGKVPLAMAAGLSVSGVLAGLVMGTKTLTWAQGLGMCIAYGAVIMLLVVTGLREMIMNAIPLPLKHGITIGIGLFIAFIGLVKAGFVHAGTATPVTLGDKGELAGWPVLLFAVTLLLIFALQSRNVPGAILIGIVTGTVLAVVVNAAGLVGDTGWANGEGPALHGSAVSMPDFSLIGKVSFGGLGDVGYMTVTFIVFTLVLAGFFDAMATIIGIGTEANLADSQGRMPGLSKALFIDGAGGVVGGAVGGSGQTVFIESATGVGEGARTGLASVVTGGFFALCLFFTPLTAIVPREVASAALVTIGAMMMMNARHVDWGDRSVAIPVFLTVVIMPFTYSITPGVAAGVISYVAIKIAQGKWREIGGFMWGLTVLFLVYFSLHPLRAALGVH; encoded by the coding sequence ATGACCCAGCAGTCAGTGGAGCCCACGACCACCGCCGAAGACGCGGGCGCGGGTTCGCGTCCGTCGGCCGGCAGATCGTGGCTCGACAGGTACTTCCACATTTCCGAAAGAGGATCCACCGTCGCGACCGAGGTCCGCGGTGGCGTCACCACCTTCATGGCGATGGCGTACATCCTCCTGCTCAACCCCGTGATCCTCAGTGGCGCGGACAAGTCCGGCGACTCTCTGAGTCAGAAGGCCCTCATCACGGCCACCGCGCTCGGCGCGGCGGCCACCACTCTCCTCATGGGCTGGATCGGCAAGGTGCCGCTCGCCATGGCCGCCGGACTCTCCGTCTCCGGTGTGCTGGCCGGTCTGGTCATGGGAACCAAGACCCTGACGTGGGCTCAGGGTCTGGGCATGTGCATCGCCTACGGTGCCGTGATCATGCTTCTGGTGGTCACTGGCCTCCGCGAGATGATCATGAACGCGATCCCGCTGCCGCTCAAGCACGGCATCACCATAGGCATCGGTCTGTTCATCGCCTTCATCGGTCTGGTCAAGGCCGGGTTCGTGCACGCGGGCACGGCGACCCCGGTCACCCTCGGCGACAAGGGCGAACTCGCCGGCTGGCCCGTCCTGCTGTTCGCGGTCACGCTCCTGCTGATCTTCGCGCTCCAGTCCCGGAACGTTCCGGGCGCCATCCTCATCGGCATCGTCACGGGTACCGTTCTCGCGGTGGTCGTCAACGCGGCCGGTCTCGTCGGCGACACGGGCTGGGCCAACGGCGAAGGCCCCGCCCTGCACGGCAGCGCCGTCTCGATGCCGGACTTCTCGCTCATCGGCAAGGTGTCCTTCGGCGGCCTGGGCGACGTCGGCTACATGACGGTCACCTTCATCGTCTTCACCCTGGTGCTCGCCGGCTTCTTCGACGCGATGGCCACCATCATCGGCATCGGCACCGAGGCCAACCTCGCCGACTCCCAGGGGCGGATGCCGGGCCTGTCCAAGGCGCTGTTCATCGACGGTGCCGGCGGCGTCGTCGGCGGTGCCGTGGGCGGCTCCGGCCAGACCGTGTTCATCGAGTCCGCGACCGGCGTCGGCGAGGGCGCCCGTACCGGACTGGCCTCGGTCGTCACCGGTGGGTTCTTCGCGCTCTGCCTCTTCTTCACACCGCTCACGGCGATCGTGCCGCGCGAGGTGGCCTCGGCCGCCCTCGTCACCATCGGTGCGATGATGATGATGAACGCCCGTCATGTGGACTGGGGGGACCGCTCCGTGGCGATCCCGGTCTTCCTGACCGTCGTCATCATGCCGTTCACGTACTCGATCACCCCCGGTGTCGCCGCCGGTGTGATCTCCTACGTCGCCATCAAGATCGCCCAGGGCAAGTGGCGGGAGATCGGCGGCTTCATGTGGGGTCTGACGGTGCTCTTCCTCGTCTACTTCTCCCTGCATCCGCTCCGAGCCGCGCTGGGCGTCCACTAG
- a CDS encoding XdhC family protein, giving the protein MLDIADELNRWVEQGRDFAVATVVAVGGSAPRQPGAALAVDSEGTAIGSVSGGCVEGAVYDLCRQALEDGETVLERFGYSDEDAFAVGLTCGGIIDILVTPVRADGPARPVVAAALAAAARGEAAAVARIVTGPAELLGRALLVRPDGSWDGGFGAHPELDRTVAAEAGAFLDAGRTGTLEIGEQGSRCGAPLTLLVESSVPAPRMIVFGAIDFASALVRVGKFLGYHVTVCDARPVFATRARFPEADEIVVEWPHKYLGRTEVDGRTVLCVLTHDAKFDVPLLQLALRLPVAYVGAMGSRRTHLDRNERLREVGVTELELARLRSPIGLDLGARTPEETALSIAAEIVAGRRGGTGVSLTGAHTPIHHDTTARPTGLIGSVA; this is encoded by the coding sequence ATGCTGGACATCGCCGACGAGCTGAACCGGTGGGTCGAGCAGGGACGTGACTTCGCCGTCGCCACCGTGGTGGCCGTCGGCGGGAGCGCGCCCCGGCAACCGGGCGCCGCGCTCGCCGTCGACAGCGAGGGCACGGCCATCGGCTCGGTCTCCGGCGGATGCGTGGAGGGCGCCGTGTACGACCTGTGCCGACAGGCTCTCGAAGACGGGGAAACCGTCCTCGAACGCTTCGGGTACAGCGACGAGGATGCCTTCGCCGTGGGCCTGACCTGTGGCGGCATCATCGACATCCTCGTCACACCGGTCCGGGCGGACGGTCCCGCCCGGCCGGTGGTCGCGGCCGCGCTGGCCGCCGCCGCCCGTGGGGAGGCGGCGGCGGTCGCGCGGATCGTCACGGGACCGGCCGAACTGCTCGGCCGGGCCCTGCTGGTGCGCCCCGACGGCTCCTGGGACGGCGGCTTCGGCGCCCACCCCGAACTGGACCGTACGGTCGCGGCCGAGGCCGGCGCCTTCCTGGACGCGGGCCGCACCGGCACCCTGGAGATCGGTGAGCAGGGCTCGCGCTGCGGCGCCCCGCTCACGCTCCTGGTGGAGTCCTCCGTCCCCGCCCCCCGGATGATCGTCTTCGGCGCGATCGACTTCGCCTCGGCGCTGGTGCGGGTCGGCAAGTTCCTGGGCTACCACGTCACGGTGTGCGACGCCCGGCCCGTCTTCGCCACCAGGGCCCGCTTCCCCGAGGCCGACGAGATCGTCGTCGAGTGGCCCCACAAGTACCTGGGACGCACCGAGGTCGACGGCCGTACCGTCCTGTGCGTCCTCACCCACGACGCCAAGTTCGACGTACCGCTGCTCCAGCTGGCGCTGCGGCTGCCGGTCGCCTACGTCGGCGCGATGGGCTCCCGCCGCACCCACCTCGACCGCAACGAGCGCCTGCGCGAGGTCGGTGTCACCGAGCTCGAACTGGCCCGCCTGCGCTCCCCGATCGGCCTCGACCTCGGCGCCCGTACGCCGGAGGAGACGGCGCTGTCCATCGCCGCGGAGATCGTCGCGGGCCGCCGCGGCGGCACCGGTGTGTCCCTGACCGGCGCCCACACCCCGATCCACCACGACACCACCGCGCGACCGACGGGGCTGATCGGGTCGGTGGCCTGA
- a CDS encoding 50S ribosomal protein bL37, with the protein MAKRGNKRRGRKKKKANHGKRPNA; encoded by the coding sequence ATGGCTAAGCGAGGAAACAAGCGACGCGGCCGTAAGAAGAAGAAGGCCAATCACGGCAAGCGTCCCAACGCCTGA
- a CDS encoding restriction endonuclease has protein sequence MPQPNNRSKAIRPAAYTALVEALTTIYWNKGPFELYVRAMLKDHSELLAQLSFPSSTKREVSGQLVNLLQANEARYLDLTVALMLDIADMETFPNLTSQQDGEEKVAKATAAVAELRRWTAKQREVIAEHEAHAVAITESAKQAQDGRAFAQAHEELKQRFMVMHSAANPQQRGRGFEGFINELFALYDLEPRAAYSLDHEQIDGAFSFDTDHYVLEAKWWKEAIGRRELDVFKSNIERKGKNTLGLYISMSNFTSDALAVYSLSTPFITMDGGDFMAVLDQRIRLDELMRRKKRHASETGHCFLPVSQIFSESD, from the coding sequence GTGCCGCAGCCCAACAACCGCAGTAAGGCCATCCGCCCGGCCGCATACACGGCACTGGTCGAGGCGCTGACCACGATCTACTGGAACAAAGGCCCTTTTGAGCTCTACGTCCGAGCAATGCTGAAGGACCACAGTGAGCTCCTGGCACAGCTGAGCTTCCCGTCGTCCACCAAGCGGGAAGTGTCCGGCCAGTTGGTTAACCTGCTGCAAGCCAATGAGGCCCGGTACCTCGACCTGACGGTCGCACTCATGCTCGACATCGCCGACATGGAGACATTCCCTAACCTGACTTCCCAGCAGGATGGGGAAGAGAAAGTAGCCAAAGCGACTGCGGCTGTAGCGGAGTTGAGGCGTTGGACTGCCAAGCAGCGTGAGGTCATCGCGGAGCATGAGGCACACGCGGTTGCCATCACGGAGAGCGCCAAACAGGCCCAGGACGGCCGAGCGTTTGCCCAGGCCCATGAGGAGCTGAAGCAACGGTTCATGGTGATGCACTCGGCGGCCAACCCGCAGCAGCGGGGGAGGGGCTTCGAGGGCTTCATCAATGAGCTGTTCGCCCTGTACGACCTAGAACCGCGGGCGGCATACAGCTTGGACCACGAGCAGATCGATGGTGCGTTCTCTTTCGACACTGACCACTACGTCCTCGAAGCCAAGTGGTGGAAAGAGGCCATCGGTCGCCGGGAGCTGGACGTCTTCAAGAGCAACATCGAGCGCAAGGGTAAGAACACCCTCGGCCTATACATCAGCATGAGCAACTTCACCTCGGACGCCCTGGCGGTCTACAGCCTCAGCACGCCGTTCATCACGATGGATGGGGGCGACTTCATGGCTGTGCTCGACCAACGCATCCGCCTGGACGAGCTGATGCGCCGCAAGAAGCGGCACGCGAGCGAGACAGGGCACTGCTTCCTGCCCGTCTCCCAGATCTTCTCCGAGTCGGACTGA
- a CDS encoding phage tail protein — protein MLTGDSFNSSTFAVELGKFQVETVQSVSGLQLEQDVVEVRQVSANGEPLVRKQPGARKSGEITITRGMDKSTAFTDWIKATLVNADLDSARQNITIALKDAKKQTVRRIHLSNAWASRWEGPSLGASESGPATEQVTITYEDITVE, from the coding sequence GTGCTGACCGGTGACAGTTTCAACAGCAGCACCTTTGCCGTCGAACTGGGCAAGTTCCAAGTCGAGACGGTCCAGAGCGTGTCCGGACTGCAACTGGAACAGGACGTCGTCGAGGTCCGTCAAGTGTCCGCGAACGGTGAGCCGCTCGTGCGCAAACAGCCGGGCGCACGCAAGAGCGGTGAGATCACGATCACCCGCGGCATGGACAAGAGCACCGCGTTCACCGACTGGATCAAAGCGACGCTGGTCAACGCCGATCTCGACAGCGCCCGACAGAACATCACCATCGCCCTGAAGGATGCGAAGAAGCAGACTGTCCGGCGTATCCACCTCAGCAACGCCTGGGCGTCCCGCTGGGAAGGCCCCTCATTGGGGGCTTCCGAGTCCGGGCCTGCGACCGAGCAAGTAACGATCACCTACGAGGACATCACCGTCGAGTAG